ATTTGTAGAACCTTTTTGCCTAATTTTGAGAATGCCGCAGAAAGGTTTGATGATGTAGTTGATTTTCCGATGCCGCCCTTTCCGTATACGGCAATAACTAAAGCCCCTTCTTCAATATTTATTTTTGGATCTTGCTTTACTTGAACACTTCCTTCTCCATCAAGAGGCCTATTTATAGTACTTGTCATTTAAAGCTTAAAAACGCATTATTATTTATATTCTTGCAGCGTAAATACACATGAAATATGTTTCTAAACAAATATGTATTTAATTGTATTAAAAGTGGGAAATATGTTCTTATAACTGAATTTTTAGCATAAAATTTATTAAATTATAAGTGAAAATACTCATGACTTAATTATAGTTTATTAGTAAGTAAATTAACTGAAATATGCTTTGGCATCGTAAAGAGTTTCATCGCTTATCTCTGGAATTCCTCTCGAGATTGCGTATCTTTCAGTATTTGTTTTAACTTTGCCTCTTACAAAAAATGGAACCTTTGTTAATTCAGCTCTACCAGATTCAGTCCAGATAATTCCTTCTTTACTATTTTTTTCTTTTTTTTCGTCAGACTTTAAAAAGTCCTTTGTTTGCGTAGCAGTATGTCCTAAATGGCTTTGATGACCATCAACAAACTCAAAGTCATGTTTGAACATATCAATAAGATGCTCTTCTAAGCCCATCATTAGGGGATGCACCCAGTCATCAAAAATCACATTTGCTCCTTCCCATCCCATTTGAGGGCTGTATCTTGCAGGAACATCTTGAACATGCATTGGGGTACTAATTACGGAGCATGGAATACCGAGCCTTTTTGCACTATGCCTTTCCATTTGGGTCCCTAAAACTAGTTCAGGGGCGGCTTTCTTCATAGCATCTTCCACTTCTAGATAATTGTTGGTTATCAGAGCTTCTACATTTAGATCTTTTGCAGTTGCTCTTACCTGTCTTGCCATTTCCCTACTGTATGTACCAAGACCAACTACTTCAAAACCCAATTCCTCTTTGGCAATTTTTGCAGCCGCGATTGCATGTGTTCCATCACCAAAAATAAAAACCCTTTTGCCAGTTAAATAATTAGAGTCAACTGATTTTGAGTACCAAGGAAGTTTTGACTTGTGTTCTAATTCCTCTTTATTAGTCAAGGGGAGATCCAACTTGTTATGAACTTCATTTATAAATTCAATTGTATTTTTTATTCCAATTGGAATAGTGTTTGTATATTCCATTCCAAAGTTCCGTTTAAGCCATTCGCATGATGCTTCCGCAATTTCTGGATAAAGACAAATATTTATTTCAGCATCAATTAGTCTTTCAATATCATCTGGACTAGCACCAAATGGAGCAACTACGTTTGTATCTATTCCTTGCTCTGAAAGTATGCGTTGGATTTCAATTACATCATCTCTGCATCTAAATCCCAGTAATGAAGGACCCAGTATATTGACTTTTGGTCTGCGACCTAACTCCTTCCACCTTAGAGGACTTATTTTTTCTGAAGAACTTACTTTTTCTCTCAAAAGAGTTCTTGTTAATTGATAAAAAGTTTCTGAAGCTCCCCAATTTTCTTTCTTGCTGTAGGCAGGTAATTCAAGATTAACAATTGGCATATTAAACCCCATTCCTTTTGCAAGAGCCCCAGGTTGGTCTTGGATTAATTCTGCCGTACAACTTTCTCCAACTAAAAGAGTTTTGGGTTTAAATCGTTCGACAGCTTCCTTAATATTTTTCTTCACTAATTCAGCTGTATCGCCTCCAAGGTCTCTAGCTTGGAAAGTTGTATAAGTTACTGGAGGTCTTTGCCCCCTCCTCTCAATCATTGTAAAAAGAAGATCTGCATATGTATCTCCTTGAGGGGCATGAAGAACATAATGAATATCTTTCATTGAAGAGGCAATTCTCATCGCACCAACATGTGGTGGTCCTTCATATGTCCATAGAGTTAATTCCATAGTCTTTTAATGAGTTACTAAAGTTTTTGTAGTTAGTATTTGATTCCTTCTTAAAGGTTTAGAGAAGAGACCCGCTAA
This window of the Prochlorococcus marinus XMU1410 genome carries:
- a CDS encoding ferredoxin:protochlorophyllide reductase (ATP-dependent) subunit B, encoding MELTLWTYEGPPHVGAMRIASSMKDIHYVLHAPQGDTYADLLFTMIERRGQRPPVTYTTFQARDLGGDTAELVKKNIKEAVERFKPKTLLVGESCTAELIQDQPGALAKGMGFNMPIVNLELPAYSKKENWGASETFYQLTRTLLREKVSSSEKISPLRWKELGRRPKVNILGPSLLGFRCRDDVIEIQRILSEQGIDTNVVAPFGASPDDIERLIDAEINICLYPEIAEASCEWLKRNFGMEYTNTIPIGIKNTIEFINEVHNKLDLPLTNKEELEHKSKLPWYSKSVDSNYLTGKRVFIFGDGTHAIAAAKIAKEELGFEVVGLGTYSREMARQVRATAKDLNVEALITNNYLEVEDAMKKAAPELVLGTQMERHSAKRLGIPCSVISTPMHVQDVPARYSPQMGWEGANVIFDDWVHPLMMGLEEHLIDMFKHDFEFVDGHQSHLGHTATQTKDFLKSDEKKEKNSKEGIIWTESGRAELTKVPFFVRGKVKTNTERYAISRGIPEISDETLYDAKAYFS